The following nucleotide sequence is from Melioribacteraceae bacterium 4301-Me.
ACGTCAGTAGTAATTTCTTCTTTGCTAATTTTAATTTTCGATATGGTATTAGTTAAAATAACTTTATGGCTATGGCCGACGTTAGGGTAGTAAAAATAAAAGACCTAACAAAAAGCTTTGATAGACGTACCGTTCTTTCCAAAATTTCATTTGACGTCTATAAAGCTGAAAATCTAATTGTATTCGGCAGAAGCGGAAGCGGTAAAAGTGTTTTGTTAAAATGTATTATTGGATTATTAAAACCTGATGATGGCGAAATTTACATTAACGACGAGAACATTCTATCTCTTAATACAAAAGAATTAAACAATCTTAGGAAAAACATTGGCTTTTTATTTCAAAGTTCTGCTTTATATGATTCAATGTCAGTAAAAGAAAATTTAATGTTCCCATTAAAACGACACTTTAAAATGGAACAATCTGAAATTAATGACAAAATTATGCACACTTTAGAACTCGTTTCTCTTCAAGATGCAATCAACAAAATGCCTTCAGAACTTTCTGGCGGAATGAGGAAACGAGTGGGATTGGCAAGAGCGATAATCACAGACCCTCAATTAATGCTTT
It contains:
- a CDS encoding ABC transporter ATP-binding protein — its product is MAMADVRVVKIKDLTKSFDRRTVLSKISFDVYKAENLIVFGRSGSGKSVLLKCIIGLLKPDDGEIYINDENILSLNTKELNNLRKNIGFLFQSSALYDSMSVKENLMFPLKRHFKMEQSEINDKIMHTLELVSLQDAINKMPSELSGGMRKRVGLARAIITDPQLMLYDEPTTGLDPITTKEISELILELQTKLQMTSIVVTHDLICAEIIADRAIFLKDSILAYEGKINELINSDDPFLKNFFSHRIQT